From the genome of Trichosurus vulpecula isolate mTriVul1 chromosome 6, mTriVul1.pri, whole genome shotgun sequence:
AGACTAGCCAAGATGCGCTGGGAGATTCTGGCCTTTTCAGGCtaaagccttttcaggttctcacttggaATGAGGTAATTCCCATgcagtaaataggcctctttaagaagtgagacCAGGATTTGGAGAGGTGATCAGAATGGTGTTGGGGAAACTCTATGTCTCAGATTGAGAGGGGAGTGATGCAACTGGTGATGGAACAAAAGAGAAACCTTTTAAAACCAGCCTAAAGGCTTTGATGACAGTAGGAAAGGAGCCATTTCCTACCCTTTATGTGGattcacaaaaagaaaatgagagatgggATATTATTTCCAAATCATGGCtgaagaacattaaaaaatatgGCACAGGGAACAAATGAAGAATGAATCTCGAgataaaaagaggcagaagacatttTGAGATGGGAAAAAAACCTAGAGGAAGCAAAGATTACCATTAAACGGAATTCAAGTCTTCCAGAGGCAAAATGTGTAAAGGTTTGTGCTTTAGAAGCACATCGAGGCCAACGAGTGAAGGTGTTTGGCTGGGTGCACAGGTGCATATGCAAGGACAGAATTTAATGTTTCTTCTATTAAGAGATGGCACAGGATATCTTCAGTCTCTTGTCAGATGAACTGTGTCAGTGTTACAATGGAGTGGTCTTGTCTACAGAGAGTAGCGTGGCAGTATACGGAATGCTCAGTCTTACCCCAGAAAGCAAGCAGGCACCAGGAGGCCATGAGCTGAGCTGTGACTATTAAGAATTGATTGGCTTAGCCCCTGCTGGAGGAGCTGATAACCTGATAAATGAAGAGTCTGATATAGATGTTCAGCTTAATAATAGACACATGGTGATCCGAGGAGAGAACATGTCCAAAATCTTGAAAGCACGTTCAGTGATCACCAGATGCTTTAGAGATCACTTTTCTGATAGGGGATATTGTGAAGTCACTCCTCCAACATTAGTACAAACACAGGTGGAAGGCGGTGCTACGCGTTTCAAACTTGACTATTTTGGAGAAGAGGCATTTTTGACTCAGTCATTACAGTTATATTTGGAGACTTGCCTCCCAGCTTTAGGAGATGTCTTTTGTATTGCTCAGTCATACAGAGCAGAACAGTCCAGGACACGAAGACATCTAGCAGAGTACACTCACATTGAAGCCGAGTGCCCTCTCCTGACTTTTGATGATCTCCTGAACTGTCTGGAAGACTTGGTTTGTGATGTAGCAGACAGGATCTTAACATCACCTGCAGCAAGCTTATTATATGAACTCAACCCCACTTTTACACCCCCCAAAAGACTTTTCAAATGGATGAACTACTCAGATGCCATTGTGTGGCTAAAGGAACATGATGTAAAGAAGGAAGATGGCACCTACTACGAATTTGGAGAGGATACCCCAGAAGCTCCTGAGAGACTGACGACAGACATCATTAATGAACCAATCTTGTTGTGTCGATTTCCTGCAGAGATCAAGTCCTCCTATACGCTGCGATGTCCTGAGGATTCCTGGCTTACTGAATCTGTAGATGTGTTGATGCCAAATGTCGGTGAAATTGTGGGAGGTTCCATGCATATCTGGGATGGTGAAGAACTGCTAAAGGGATACAAGAGAGAAGACATTGATCCCACTCCCTACTACTGGTACACTGATCAGAGAAAATATGGTGCATGTCCTTATGGAGGATATGGCTTGGGCTTGGAACGATTCTTAACTTGGATTTTGAACAGATACCACATTCGAGATGTGTGCCTGTATCCACGCTTCATCCAGCGCTGTACACCCTAACTGTCCAGTGAGTGACAGCAATAGGAAAAGGTACACACAGCTTAATGGAAAGGTACAACTTCCCAAAATGAAATGAtccatcccttttttttttgtcccatcCGTGTCACTGTGTTATCTGTTCTCATTGCTATAAAACAGTTACAATTATTTGAGATGTCCCAAGAATAAAATTACCTCGTGATATCTATGTTGTCATCCTTAGAAAAATAGTTGCCATTATAAACATTGGGGGAGGGATATTGTGGCATATTAGTGTGCAGTTACTAACATATTTAAGCTCTTGATTACAGTTTGTATAGGACCATGTGTCTCGTGCCATTTAGCACTGACGGCAGGTATTTCTACTGAATCCTGAAATTTTTATGTTCTTTTCTGTGCTCCTGCATTTCTTATGTTTTGAGATTTGTAGCATCTTATTCTTTCAGTGAATTAAGAATCAAAAGCTTGGAATAAAATTGACAgctaataaatagaaaaaaaaagaagtgagaccaagggatggcccctttaattaaaaaaaaatcaaactggaaggggtAGATCCTCAAaattgctgttccaaagagaaacagtcacCATTGGTATGACTCTAAGCCAAGAGGGCCCAAAATTGAGCCATTAAGTGAAGCTTGGGTAGGGACCCACTGTGGTCCaacctatgagcttcagagtgaaatatGTCTAAAGTTTTGTCAGGAAGGAAGGATTATGTGCATGGTAGAAACTACTGTGTCCCAGTTATGCCAATTCTACCCCTTAGTTATTGGCCATGTGATCTCTATCATCTTTGGAGGGTCCCCATGCATCTGCTGATGTCTAATCACTTAATAACCTCTGATTGGTTAATCAAATGGAGGTTGTAACAACGAAGTTGCCAGCcactgctgtggaggtgaaagacccatAAGAataccaataacaccagcacacagcacacctgctagcacaggttctttgatctgcttttctaaggaaagtaactttaagaactttacaatctcactttaattaaacatacatatatcacctCCAatctctaaccctaaccctaaccttaaattcacttagttcagggtaaaaaagtcagcaccccaaacttcagagaaaacacgagcagaaattacaagcagaaattacaataaaagagcaaataacacaaatcaacagacaggctgtCATctctctgtccatagcaatacatacatagttaccagagagagagagaagcaccaacatatgaGTTTGCAAAAGGGGGCGccccttaatggctacccagaatctccacaccaacattcttttaatgagtgagctcccaaaagcaaaacagtaaCCTCCGAGTATTTAtacatgcttcttcagggtcagagggtgtcacaaccatgcaactcaaacccatgtgacttaggctttcttgtgacttaagcggTTCCTCAAAGACTtcccattcaatcaaagactcttgattgaaacaaaggcaagactcaagggcacttgattgcctgagtgctgagaagcaccccaaaacaaaaacaggaaaaagtcccaccctgcttccCATTATAGAGGTGGGTTATTGTGACGTCAGccactcaaatcttggtcaagAAGACATGGATTTCCATATCAGCGCCCTTGATAATAGGGAAAATCAACATTTTCCCaagacctgtctgagcaaacacaatgagcagtaATACAGTATTATCctaaatttagaatttcttttactgccTGGTTAGATCGTGGCCTGGGTAAATATCTAAAAGAattttcccacactggttggaTGCTGGATGtagaagtagaaaaggagaaaaatcttggtcctaatacaataattggttaataaatataagagagaaatattaatttctcatgatTTTAAGCAAATTCTGAATGAACACTTGTTAGGAAGGCTTTGGATGCTGATGAATTCATGGGTAATCCAAAATGTTGGGGTGCCACCAGAAATGATGGAGTAAAGACAAGTGGGTCCTGTTGTCCTGAAAGAAATACAGATCTATTCAGATAGTCTCCAACTcaaagaaaggcatttattggAGTGATGCACCCAAATGGGCCTGCTCCCATGTGGGAAAGACAGGGTGATCTCTTTGGCCCTCCTCCCCTACGGTGGGCAGAGCTATTAGACAAGTTAAAGCTCTGGTTTGAATGCAATTTTATGGAATGGGGTAAGGGCGAgaagagaatgggaggagggaaTATCAGGGATATCAGGTACAGATAGCTGAAGAGaataggaaagggaggagggtaaAATTGTTCTGGAATATCAGGTAAGGGAGTAATTTGTGAAAGCAACAGGTAAGTCCAGGGTGGGGGACTTCAATGCATAGTTTTCTTTCATCAGTTGTTTTTATGTATGGTCACATCTTATATCTCACATCTTATATCCTGCTTGCTCCATCTGCCTTCAGCACTCCTTTCTATCTCATCAATGCAATTACAGTAGACTAAGTAACAGTCCAAATTCCCTCAGTATTCTTCagattataaagaaaattaaatcttCCTTTTACaaaatggaagattttttttgatctaaagagattttagcaaagtagaaggagagaaggaaaatccACAGAAGTCAGTATTCCTATATATCACCAATAAAACTCTGCAAGATAAGATAGtaatgggagggggagaatgtggaggaagagaaaaaatttggaacttacagtaaaagaaagtggaataattataataatttaaaaaaatgttaagtgacttgttcagcgTCTGTCTGAAGTGGGAtgagaacctaggtcttctggctcTAACTATTCTATGCAAgcaaaagtgggactttttgttatcttttgttttggagtgattCTCAGCACTGAGGAAATCAAGTGcatttgattgagtcttgcctttgttcataggaaggcccacacctttttgctaattaggtcaggagaatTGTGAAACTttgaagaggtgtgaaaccctctgAGAAATGTAAAGTGCTCTGACACTGAAGAAGTGGAGgttactctgaggttagcattttgttttggggctcactcattggaagaatgttggtgtggagactctgggtagccattaaggagccccccaccctggctttgaaaacccagatattcaTGCTTCTCTCTGTGGTAGCTACAGTAGAATCTCAGTTTACCAGGAATCTGGTTTATGTATGTTTTTCTGGAGGAggaaaagtttttgtgcaaaaTGTGTCtttcaggaagaacaaaaatccaCAGTATGAACATTATGTTGGGACTTGAAAAGAAATCAGTGAGTCAGAACATGAAAGtgaatctaaaaaatgaaaaataagtggaGGCGGTAGTGCtagtcttacttttagtgaaaaTAGCTAACAGAAAGCACTCCTGACGTTGAAATCCCCAATGTTCTCATGGAAAGACATcctccttccaagcaataactGGCCTGGACCAGGGGAAATGGTGGGAAGAGCTTGACACCTGGCAGGGAGGGCTGCCCTCAACCACTCTGAATGTATTTATTCCTGATTCAAAATGCCAAGTTAGCTTAGATCAAGGGGCCAAAAGGGGATCTGCTTGAATAAGttaatgctgctgctgctatgaAGAGGATACCCCCTCTGCCATTTGTGGCCCTGGCCCCGTTCCGTTTGTGGGCCCCTCCCCCTGGCCCACAGGCTTTGGCCTGGGCCCTCCTGGCTGcttcccacccccagcctctTTCGCTCCATCTGAGTTGAGGCTGGAGCCCCTACCCTCACCCCTGCCTCTGTTGTTGCCCGACCCACATGACCTGGTCTTCCACTATAGCCCCTGCCCATAGGTGACCCCAGACCAGCTTGGCGCTCCTTGGTGTCAAAGCCAAATAAAGAGAACAGACATGGGATGTGgggaattgggtttttttttccttccttttgtcacTTTAAGGACCAAAAATGTGTGCTTGGAGTCAGACGACTCTCACTGGTATAAACGTACAAAGATCCCAAATAAATCTCTATGTCAATAGcagtcttgaaaaaaaaatgttttatttttggttttcgtTGTGTAGTAATCACTGCTATTGTATTCCATGTGCGTTAGGgacaaaaatacttaaaatcataattattttatatgaatattttggggGATGTGGCACCTATCATCTAACGTTATATTATTTCCCATGGAAAGATTTGCTTTGCAGTAGGAACAAATCACATGAGGAACAGAATCTTGAACAAATTAAATTACTAAACTGAGGTTCTACTGTATTTAGGTATAGCTTTGGTcaaacagctagaagcctgtctgttgatattttctctgtttataattcctgtttgtatttgctctgaagttcagggtgctggctttttcccctgaactaaatggatgctgtgtgtgtgtgtataattaaagtgaaattgtaaacgccttaaagttgctttccttagaaaagcagatcaaagaacctgtgctagcagccctcctgtgtgctggtatcgTTGGCCTTACACCCCCAAAGCAgatgctagtaacattgttgttataccatACCATCTCTACTGAGCaaatgaaaatgcattttatCATGTTAGATAAAAATGTACCAATGTAATTATTTTTGGGGGAGTGGTTTggatgcagggcaattggggttaagtgacttgcccaaggtcacacagctagtaaatgtgtcaagtgtctgaggccggatttgaactcaggtcctcctgactttgctaactgtgccacctagctgcccccagtgtaattcttaaaaaaaaatgagaaatgctttggattaatgttaaatttattttaaaatgcttttgatAGACTAGTGCTTCACATGAAGAATAGAGGATTCCTATTTTTCATTGCCAATGGGTTAAGAGTGAAGGTAAGATAACTCTTCTAGTGTGTTAGCAAGAAGGGctacaggagaaagagaaggtttTCAGACAGGAAGAATTGAAATTGGGGGTAAGAAAAAGGGATCTTCACCCGTCGAGGTGAGAGGGTCTAAATGAAGAGCACTCACATAAGGGAAGAGGTAAATGTCTGCAGCTGGAGATCTAATGATTGGTTTAATCTGGAGGTGAGAGGGATGGGATATGAACCCCTAAAAGGAAGAGATCATGTCTTTGGAAGCAatccagtccctgaattttcctattccttttaagcagcccagatcactggtaCTTCTGCTCAAGGCATCTAGCCCACCTTGAttacttaattagcttacttgacacATCTTAATACCATCCAGGCCTCTTTCTCTGTTAGTTCCAGACTACTCCTGGCTACTTGCCACAGCTTGATCCCATCCagattttttcatactttttctgTATAAATGTATTTATCTTATCTTCATCAAATGCACAGATTCTTAAAACCAACTGCTTGTATTGGTATCACAAATACAGCAGGCTCACTAGGAGTCTGGCCTGCTTCCATTGGTGTTGTAATAAATTCAGTACTTAGAAAGGAGGGTTGAATGGTTGAATTTTTCCAGGCAGAGCCTGCTCTGCACCCTTGCacttcagggttcccagcacccctagacaGCAACAGAGGGAGTACAGGGAACCTCCAAGGATGACAGCCTGCCTCAGGAACAGGGAGATGAGAGCTCCTGGGAGGAGGAAACAATGTGGGAGGACCTAAACTCTGAGATTAATCTGGAGATCGAATGGCAAATGAGAATAATTGAGGGGGTGTAATTAGAACAATTGGGACACAGTAATTTTTACCACGGATGTACTTAACAACAATGCTACTGGCcgttactgtggctgtgtaagaccaataacaccagcacacaggaggggtctttgatctgcttttctaaggaaaacaactttaaggagtttgcaatctcactttaattaaacatacaaatatcattcccttagttcaggggaaaaagtcagcattctgaacttcagagaaaacacaaacagaaattacaagcagaaacctCTTGAAGGTTCACACCTGCTGATGGTTTCATACCActcctgacctaactagcaaaagggtgtgaacCCTTCTACaaccaaaggcaagactcagtcaaaggcacttgattgctttagtgttGAGAAGCGtcccaaaacaaaagacaacaaaaagtcccactttcctGGCCCTTACAATGTAATACTTCACAGCTCATCATTTCCCTCATGAATTCATATTTCCAAAATCAAGACAtgaccggggtggggggggagaagagagggagagaagagagaggagggggaggagggaggggagagagagagagagagagagagagagagagagagataaggacaaagaaattcagaaattCACTGGACAAGGGGACTCAAATTGGACGCTTTAGCAGCTATAACTCTGTGGAGAACATCAAGAAGTTGAACGAATAATGAAGTATACAGGTCataaatcagaaaataaaaatcaagaatagatagaaaggaaagaaaattaataaagggggatgtgtgtgtgtgatggggagTACAGAAATCTTTCTTAGAAAAACACCCAGGGTGCAGGGGGGAATAATCATTTTGGTTATTCTTTTTAAgttggaagggagaaaagagggaggatttTTAACTAActgagagggggaaaagaaggggaagaattagataagtaaataaaagaaaggaaaataaataaataatgcacATAAAACCACAAAGCTAGGAAAAGCATTTgtaaatgggaaggaaagagcaATGAGGTCAGTGAGACTGCAGTAAGGAGAGCTGCATCAAAGTAGTTTAAGTAAAattagaggggagggagagggggagtcCTGActgaaaagagaacagagaacCAAAACCAGTTCCTTAAAGAAATCTACCAAAGCAATGCTATAggcagaaatggagagaaaaaaccAATTTAACTCACAACTTTAAATGAGAATGGAGTAAgctatctctaaaatgaaaggcaaTAGCAGAATGGGTAAGAAAACAACCCTCCATAATGTTTCTCCTCTATTAATAACTGGGGGAAACCCGTTGTGTCAAATGTCAAGGCTGTTACATCAAGGTAAATAAGAGAACTACATGGGGCCAGCAGGTggtacagtgcacagagcactgggcttggaatcaggaagactgatggtactgatccagcctcagacgcttactaagCAATGTGatctgaggcaagtcacttaaaccctgtttgccagTTTCCTCGTCTTTTGTGGAAATGGGATGGTTAGTGACTTTACTAACCACCTAGATTTGCTTGAGCTCCCTTTATATCCAGAGGAGGTCAGACTGACCTGGGAATCAGAATCATCCAATCAGGAGGCAGACTGAGCATCCTTTAAGCTGGACATACCAGAGATCCTTCACAGTGATCCCTTCCTGAACCTGGAACTCCCTCTGCCATTCCAGCAACCACAGAACTCACCTAAGTTTGTAAACACTCACTTTGcagtttttccaattttttttgtatgaaataatgcatTCTTatcttaaaatctttttttttttcacatcatcAAATTAACTTTTATAAGAGAAAACATTAgggacaaaaataataaaaaagagaatggaaCATACAGCTGTCAAAAACAGAAACACCCACAAAATAGTACTAAGAAGTTTCAAGAATGTTCCCCACATAATTTCATTAGAAGGGACTAAAAAAAGTGAGGGGGGGGGAGTAGTAGTTAGTTAGAGGGTATTTGATGATAATGTGAAAGGAAGCTGGGAATcatatttatttgtcttttgtaCAATGCAACTCTTATATTTTACAAAAATGGATTTAATCATGCCCATAAAATTGTAATCCATGGCATCTGAAAGCAAACACTCTTTGTAATTATTTAAAGgggccttttttaaaaattataatacaaaGGTCTGTGCTATAGAAGCAGTCCTCCACTGTGCATTATAACAATAAGGCTTACTTTGAATACAAAGACTAATCACACGTTCGGAGTTATGAACCACTGGATTTAACAAACATCATTTTGTAATTGCTCTTTGCATCCTTCTTAGCTTTGGGGTCCTccacttcctctggctgttcAGCAGCTTGTAGTTCTTCGGCAGATTCCTCTTTCTCAGACTCTGAATCACTTTCAGAGTCCTCTGGACTTTCAGGGTCAgatgaatcatcatcatcatcgtcatcatcatttcCGGCAGCATCGCCTTCCCCATCGGGATCCTCTAACTCACTGAAGCCAAGTCCACAATGTCGCCGGTATCTCCCTGATAATTTACTGTCCATACTCTGTTGATACTGCGACTCCAgttcttcattcattttcttatcttcttcccctgTTCTGAAGTGAGATGTTGACCTATGATCTCCTATAACAAGACGGCCAGTGTGTTCTTTCTTTCCAGCTCCCATTAGTCTTAAgaacttttgttttctctcttcattgCCTAGGTCAGCTGCCTCCCAGTTGCTAGATCCAATATCGTCGTCAGGGGAGGCTGAGCGCTTCACCCCGTGCGGGTGGGACTCTCGGGCCGCACTCATCCTCCCGCCGACCCCACCAAGGGGAGCGCCGAGGCCGCCCTCTGCTCTCCTCCTCTGCCGCCGGCACCCACAGCCAGCCGCCGCAGCCCCCGCTCAGCGCCGCTCCTTATCTTAAAATCTTAAGGCTTTCCGCTTGTCAAATACtaggttattatgtttatttgcttctaTAAATTgtgtgagaaatgaatatttcctttatatttactaattattgaatcaagaccaaggtttttccccttttctatttccacatccagaaaccaaccagtgtgggaaGGCTCttaggccaagatctaatcagagaataaaagaaattataagattGGGCTAATGAGTGTATTCCTGGCTCATTGTTTTTGCTCAGAcaagtctcagaaaaaaaaaaaaaagttcattctccctttctttcaaCACTGGTGATGTGGAAATTGATGTCCTttaatcagtgattaaagatcttcccaacCCATTAGAAAGGCTTCAGGTGGAGATAGCCAAGGGAAGCTTGATAAGGAGAGGCTtctttgtaggcaggcctacagcTTTTTGCTaaaggtgctaagccccaggtttACACCCTTTTTGCTAAATAGGTGACAGAGGTgggaagccccaggcccatacccttttcctAATTAAATCACTAGAGGTGTGAATCTCTTGGGCCCTGAAAAATGATATATgtaccctgagggtagccattaagccaGAAGTCTCATAACTCTCATGACTGCTGGAGGAGAAGATTCAGACAAACAACCACTCGATAGGATTTGTGAGTAAatatttatgggaaggccctagcagaggggaggATTACAGGATGGCTGGattctttgctgtgatactgtgttttaatttccttgatgTTATactgaagtggacttactggttttgggatacaattgttgctatgttgaattggaactcttagttttgggatttgatcctctagtgtctgagtaaatgttttacttcttctgctttctacatagagagtctcttatattttgcgattccaaactatacaggcacaatcatcatcaccataaaTATTGTGTATTTTGTCTTACTGATACattttgaccaagatttgggtgactACATCATGTACCCCAGCactctcattttaatatagcaaaCTTCCCATTGTGTTAGGGAATCAGAGTTAACCATGAGCCCACAGCCATTagaggtctttggtctaagagtgATGGTTAAGTGACCATccattaatgaatattttttttctaatttaattggaatggtaTTGGATATATAAATaagtttgggtaaaattgtcattttttattgtattggtgCGGCATTCCCATGAGCCGTTAATATTTGTCCAGTTATTTAagtgtgattttatttgtataaaagcttttttataattttctttatatagttcctgttttctttttttggttagcTGTACTCCCAGATCTTacatactgtctagagttattttaaatggagtatgTTTTACTATCCCTTCTTGTAGAGTTTTGTTTGAGacgtataggaatgctgatgatttagatggatttactttatatcttgcTAATTTGCCAAAATtactaaaattattattaagTTTGGACTAACTTTTTTGTTCAGTCTTTGGGCTTTTCCAAGCATATCATCTTATCTTCtgcaaaagagatagttttattacctcattctcttctatttctttttcttctcttattcctattgctaggatttccaatgcAATATTCAATAATATAGGTGTCATTGGACATCTTGTTTCAC
Proteins encoded in this window:
- the LOC118853613 gene encoding small acidic protein-like; this translates as MSAARESHPHGVKRSASPDDDIGSSNWEAADLGNEERKQKFLRLMGAGKKEHTGRLVIGDHRSTSHFRTGEEDKKMNEELESQYQQSMDSKLSGRYRRHCGLGFSELEDPDGEGDAAGNDDDDDDDDSSDPESPEDSESDSESEKEESAEELQAAEQPEEVEDPKAKKDAKSNYKMMFVKSSGS